gcacagccccggcacattgtgccagcagcacagcagccccacgcAGGGCACTCAGTTTGTGGGTGCAGAGCAGCGCCAGGGTGAGTGCTGGGTTGGCCTGGGGTGCCCCGAGAGCACAGCTCAGTGTCCCAGCCGCCAGCCCCCCTGCCAGGGCTGGCACCAGGGGGCTGGGGACAGCTGAAGCTCCCAGGACCACCCCAGTAAAGATGAGCGTTGCCACAGCCTCAGCCAACACCTCCCGCCAGAAGCACCCgctgtgcagctcctgtgggCACGAGGTGGCTGGGAGTCAAGGCGATGGGGTGTCACAGTGATGGGGTGTCACAGTGATGGGACCCTTCAACAACTTGGTACTGAAATGATGGGAGTGTCAGGGATGACAGATGATGGGGTGCCATGGTAACTGGATGCCTCAGCAGCCAAGGTGACAGAGGGTGTCTTGGCAACAGGGCACCTTGGCAATGGGGTCACCATGGCAACTGGAGCAGCCCAGGAATGGGGGTTCCCCACTAGGGGCACACAGAATGCCCCCCAGCGGGACTACAGGCTGAGACCACAGGCTACAAGGGCCACGAGACTTGTTCCCCTGGCAGGGACGGATCCCAGGGCCTCACAGCTAGGGcttggggatggggacaggggtTGGGGTCACGCGGCTTGCGAGGCCTTACCTCCCCTATGGCCATGGTGCAGCTGCAGGTCCAAGGCAAGCGCACAGGATGCCTATGGCAAGGGCACCTCCCATCCCCTGGTCCTGCCAACCCCCCCTTGATTTGGGGAGGGAGGACCCCAcacccagcacagggcagccccagAACACAGGAGGGGTCTGCCAAGAGGGCACGGCCATGGCAGGAGCTGCATGGGGCCTGAAATTGGGCTCGGGCACCCCAAGATGCTCTGGGTGCCACGGCAACAAGAAGGGGCACTTTGGGGTGTTGCCACGACAACCAGCAGGAGGTGCTCAGGTGGGAGATGAAAGGCAGAGATGAAAGGAGAGGATGCACAGAtgaaaggggagggggggggggggaggggggcaggggaaggtgtttgtggggtgggggcagcaGATGGGGCCAGCCCTGCTCATACTGCAGCGCCAGGAGGGCACAAGGGAACCCCTGCCCTGTTCTGGGGGCAGCAGAAGGGGTTACAGAATGggagctgcccccagccctgctgctggggtaggaaggggggggggggcggccgggcCCCACGTCCCTGCCAGCTCAGCAGCCCCATACATGGCGTGAGTCAGCGGGTCGCTGCCCAGGGcctggctcagcacagccccgcaGCTGCCCCGAAAGAGCCAGAACAATCCGCGCACAAAGGGCCTGGATGAGGATGGACGCCCTGACACGCAGCCCTGCCCCCAGGACGTGGGGCTGacggggggtgggggtgggggtggggaggaacaCTGCGGTTCCACGGCCCACAGAGGCCCTCTGTGGGGCACAGACCAGGCCACGCATCCTACCTCAGCCCCACAGGAGCCTCCCAGGCTATCCGGGACCCGTTACCCTGTCCTATAACCCCCTGCTGAGGACCCCCTCCTGCCCTACAGACCCCTCCCGGCACCCCCCTGCCCCACGGAGGCCCCTCTGCCCCCAGAGCCCCTCCGTCCTCCTGAGCCCGCAGGATAACCCCGCGAGGTGCCAATATGGCGGCCCCCCGCCCGCCTTCACTCGGAGTCACGCGGCGAGGGTGGGAGGTGCCAAGATGGCGGAGGGGCACGTGACCGACAGCTCCAAAATGGCTGCGCCCATGGATACGGTGCGACCGCCTCTGCTGTGGGGGTAAtggcggcgggggcggggctTTGCGGTCTTAAAGGGACCGCGCCTTGCTTGTAGGCTTCGGCCGCCGCAGGCCCCGGTTACCGAACCCCCACAACAGGGGGCTGTATCCCCAAAAATCCCGTTAAAGCGCGGACCGGGCCTCTCCCCGAGCCCCTCACTCCTAGGCCGCAGCCGCCTGGCGGGGCCCGCCCCGGATCCCGCGTCACGTCAGGCggagccgcccgccccgccgcgcgctccgggatgctgctctcggtgccgccgccgcgcccggGCCTGGCCGCCTTCGCCTGTAGTAAGGGCGGAAAGAAGGTAAACGGGGCGGGGGGGACGACAAGGCCTAGGCCGCTCTTCTCTCCAGGCCTGCCACGCCAGGCCCCACCGCCCGCCCCTTCGGGCCTCCctccgggcgggcggcggggcctgGTGGGTCACGGCCGGAGCGGGAGGCGGCCCCAACCGGGACCGGGCTTCGGTGACACCGACCGGCCTCCCCTCCGCCGCCTCCAGCAGCCCTATGTGCCGCCGTCGCAGCCCATgggcccccccagccccagcccttctTCCGGGGGGGCGGGCGAACAGCTGAGCAAAACCAATCTGTACATCCGGGGGCTGCACCCCGGGACCACCGACCAGGACCTGGTGAAGCTGTGTCAGCCGTGAGTGGGGccttcggggggggggggggggggggggttcgtTAACggagagggggagggggcaATTTGGCACCCCcgctttcccttcccccccccatcccccccccccacacacacttgATTCCTTATGCAGTTATGGGAAGATCGTCTCCACCAAAGCCATCCTGGACAAGACGACCAACAAGTGCAAAGGTGGGGAGGTGGGattgggatttgggggtccaTCTGAGTGTATTTAGGGCATAAAGGGTAATGGTTTGGGGGGGTCTTTTTTGCTGCACTTGGAGGCTAAGAGGAAAGGGGGAGGGGTCAGGATTTAGGGGGTCTGAGggaggtgggggttggggggtggatATCAGCGATTTGGGGTCGTTGGAGCTGTACTAAAGGAAAAGGAGCTTGGAGGTATTGGGGGTTTGAGGTTCCTATTGCTCTGTTTAGGGTTTGGGAGgacgagggggggggggtcagagtTTTGGGGTCCCTCTCGCTATATTTAGGCTccaaggggaaaggagaagtgTCAGGGTTTTGCGGTCCCATTCACTGTGTGTAGAGTCTAAAGGGAAAATGGGGTGTTGGGTTTTATGGCCTAAGGGGAGGGGATTAGAGCTTTGGGGTCACTTCCGCTGTATTTAGGGTCTAAGGGAAGGAAGGATGTCTGCATTTTGGGGGCCTCTTCATTGCACTTATGGTCTAAGgaaaagtgggggggggggggaggtgttGAGGTTTGGGGGTCTGAGGGGTAGGGGAGGGGTTGAAGGCTTTGGGGTCCCTCTCACTCTGTGTGTCCCTTTATCCCCTTATCCCCCCTAAGGCTATGGCTTCGTGGACTTCGACAGCCCCACGGCAGCCCAGAAGGCAGTAACAGCTCTCAAGGCCAGTGGGGTGCAGGCACAGATGGCCAAGGTAAGGCctggggggggaccccaaaatccagACCCACCCCAGCGGGTGTCCCCGCTGCCCCCTGATCCCTCCCCACAGCAACAGGAGCAGGACCccaccaacctctacatctccaACCTGCCGCTGGGGGTGGACGAGCAGGAGCTGGAGGCGCTGCTGAAGCCCTTTGGGCAGGTGGTGTCCACCCGCATCCTGCGGGACCCCCACGGGGCCAGCCGTGGCGTGGGCTTTGCACGGTatggggctgcatggggctgggggagggtgAACAGTGAGGGGGCTGCATAGGCCCTGGGGACACCCAGGAGGGCCCCTCCAGCcattctccctcccctcccccccccccacccccccaccagGATGGAGTCCACAGAGAAGTGCGAGGCTGTCATCACCCACTTTAATGGGAAGTACATCAAGACCCCCCCAGGGGTGCCAGGTAGGCTTGGGGGGCACGGACAGGGGGGGCAGGGTGGCTGGGTGCTGGCTGGTGATACTGAcagccctccccacagcccccccggACCCGCTGCTgtgcaagtttgcagatgggGGGCAGAAGAAACGACAGAGCCAGGGCAAGTTTGTGCCCAATGGGAGAGCCTGGGCCCGGGACAGTGACACGGTAAATGGGGCCTGAGGGCAGAATGGGGCACGGTGAGGGGGTTCTTCTTGgggggcagcgctgtggggcagctctgaCCCCTCTGTCCCTTCCTAGGGCACTGTGACCTTGGCCTACGACCCTGCCACAGCGCTGCAGAATGGGTgagtgccccacagcccccgtGGTTgtggtgggaggtggggggggcaGATGGCTACAGCCTCCACCACCCCATAACTGAGTCCGCCCCACAGGTTTTACCCTGCACCTTATGGCCTGGCCCCTAACAGGATGATTGCGCCCACCGCCCTGGCCCCCTACCTGCCCTCACCTGTCTCCTCCTACCAGGTATGTGGGGGTTCCCTGCAGAGTGGGGGTCCCTGCAgtgggctggctgcagcccccccaACCCATTGGTTGCTCTGCAGGTCCACAGCCCCACCTGGATGCACCAGTCCTACCTCGTGCAGCCCACggtgagcacagcagcaggcaatGCACAGCCCCGCCCCCTGCCCCCATAGCCCCACCCACCACGTGGTCAGAGCCCCCCCCCACTTCGAACGTGCCCCCACCCGTTTCTATACACCCCCAGCCCTACCCC
Above is a window of Gallus gallus isolate bGalGal1 chromosome 34, bGalGal1.mat.broiler.GRCg7b, whole genome shotgun sequence DNA encoding:
- the RBMS2 gene encoding RNA-binding motif, single-stranded-interacting protein 2 isoform X1, which codes for MLLSVPPPRPGLAAFACSKGGKKQPYVPPSQPMGPPSPSPSSGGAGEQLSKTNLYIRGLHPGTTDQDLVKLCQPYGKIVSTKAILDKTTNKCKGYGFVDFDSPTAAQKAVTALKASGVQAQMAKRVSPLPPDPSPQQQEQDPTNLYISNLPLGVDEQELEALLKPFGQVVSTRILRDPHGASRGVGFARMESTEKCEAVITHFNGKYIKTPPGVPAPPDPLLCKFADGGQKKRQSQGKFVPNGRAWARDSDTGTVTLAYDPATALQNGPPHRFYPAPYGLAPNRMIAPTALAPYLPSPVSSYQVHSPTWMHQSYLVQPTGAVLAPAVDHAVPLQPSVVAPLAQQLGHLSLGSTGTYVPAAALPGAFLPPYPPVPPTVPLEDGSAAPTHGHGPVESPSEPGAFPYPYPK
- the RBMS2 gene encoding RNA-binding motif, single-stranded-interacting protein 2 isoform X4, yielding MLLSVPPPRPGLAAFACSKGGKKQPYVPPSQPMGPPSPSPSSGGAGEQLSKTNLYIRGLHPGTTDQDLVKLCQPYGKIVSTKAILDKTTNKCKGYGFVDFDSPTAAQKAVTALKASGVQAQMAKQQEQDPTNLYISNLPLGVDEQELEALLKPFGQVVSTRILRDPHGASRGVGFARMESTEKCEAVITHFNGKYIKTPPGVPAPPDPLLCKFADGGQKKRQSQGKFVPNGRAWARDSDTGTVTLAYDPATALQNGFYPAPYGLAPNRMIAPTALAPYLPSPVSSYQVHSPTWMHQSYLVQPTGAVLAPAVDHAVPLQPSVVAPLAQQLGHLSLGSTGTYVPAAALPGAFLPPYPPVPPTVPLEDGSAAPTHGHGPVESPSEPGAFPYPYPK
- the RBMS2 gene encoding RNA-binding motif, single-stranded-interacting protein 2 isoform X3, giving the protein MLLSVPPPRPGLAAFACSKGGKKQPYVPPSQPMGPPSPSPSSGGAGEQLSKTNLYIRGLHPGTTDQDLVKLCQPYGKIVSTKAILDKTTNKCKGYGFVDFDSPTAAQKAVTALKASGVQAQMAKQQEQDPTNLYISNLPLGVDEQELEALLKPFGQVVSTRILRDPHGASRGVGFARMESTEKCEAVITHFNGKYIKTPPGVPAPPDPLLCKFADGGQKKRQSQGKFVPNGRAWARDSDTGTVTLAYDPATALQNGPPHRFYPAPYGLAPNRMIAPTALAPYLPSPVSSYQVHSPTWMHQSYLVQPTGAVLAPAVDHAVPLQPSVVAPLAQQLGHLSLGSTGTYVPAAALPGAFLPPYPPVPPTVPLEDGSAAPTHGHGPVESPSEPGAFPYPYPK
- the RBMS2 gene encoding RNA-binding motif, single-stranded-interacting protein 2 isoform X2, producing the protein MLLSVPPPRPGLAAFACSKGGKKQPYVPPSQPMGPPSPSPSSGGAGEQLSKTNLYIRGLHPGTTDQDLVKLCQPYGKIVSTKAILDKTTNKCKGYGFVDFDSPTAAQKAVTALKASGVQAQMAKRVSPLPPDPSPQQQEQDPTNLYISNLPLGVDEQELEALLKPFGQVVSTRILRDPHGASRGVGFARMESTEKCEAVITHFNGKYIKTPPGVPAPPDPLLCKFADGGQKKRQSQGKFVPNGRAWARDSDTGTVTLAYDPATALQNGFYPAPYGLAPNRMIAPTALAPYLPSPVSSYQVHSPTWMHQSYLVQPTGAVLAPAVDHAVPLQPSVVAPLAQQLGHLSLGSTGTYVPAAALPGAFLPPYPPVPPTVPLEDGSAAPTHGHGPVESPSEPGAFPYPYPK